In Triticum aestivum cultivar Chinese Spring chromosome 5B, IWGSC CS RefSeq v2.1, whole genome shotgun sequence, the following proteins share a genomic window:
- the LOC123111860 gene encoding uncharacterized protein: MGNCQAAEAAEVIIQHPGGKVERLYWPTPAAEVMKTNPGHYVALVILRLSPEDKAAAGDEAAAAAAVAGAGAAAKITRVKLLKPKDVLHLGQVYRLITAQEVTKALRARKNDKMRRCEAIKQQHDQLRRGDGAEQGASDKDANANAKQRGEKDRHRGSGGAQPAGGGRGRHWRLSLQSISEAAAGQSSSASSSISESTAS; the protein is encoded by the exons ATGGGCAACTGCCaggcggccgaggcggcggaggtcATCATCCAGCACCCCGGCGGCAAGGTGGAGCGCCTCTACTGGCCCACCCCGGCCGCCGAGGTCATGAAGACCAACCCCGGCCACTACGTCGCGCTCGtcatcctccgcctctcccccgaagacaaggcggcagcgggggacgaggccgcggcggcggccgccgtCGCAGGCGCGGGCGCCGCCGCCAAGATCACCCGGGTCAAGCTCCTCAAGCCCAAGGACGTGCTCCACCTCGGCCAGGTCTACCGCCTCATCACCGCGCAAG AGGTGACCAAGGCGCTGCGGGCGAGGAAGAACGACAAGATGCGGCGGTGCGAGGCCATCAAGCAGCAGCACGACCAGCTCCGGCGCGGCGACGGGGCGGAGCAGGGCGCCTCTGACAAG GACGCGAACGCGAACGCGAAGCAGCGGGGCGAGAAGGACCGGCAccggggctccggcggcgcgcaGCCGGCCGGTGGCGGCAGAGGCCGGCACTGGCGGCTGTCCCTGCAGAGCATCTCCGAAGCCGCGGCCGGGCAGAGCAGCAGCGCCAGCAGCAGCATCTCCGAATCCACTGCGAGCTAA